Proteins encoded together in one Terriglobus saanensis SP1PR4 window:
- the trmFO gene encoding methylenetetrahydrofolate--tRNA-(uracil(54)-C(5))-methyltransferase (FADH(2)-oxidizing) TrmFO, which yields MKKIKVIGGGLAGPEAALQAANAGCQVTLYEMRPIKSTEAHQTSDFAELVCSNSLKSESENTAPWLLKQEMRLAGGALIREAGATAVPAGHALAVDRIAFSERVAVLLVTHPNITIQREEVTTLEEDSEDTLTILASGPLTSAPLTAELQRLTGADHLAFYDSIAPIVDATTINMDRVYMAARWDKGTADYINCPFTKEEYDVFLDALIDSQTVEEKQWEKLDYFEGCLPIEVTARRGRDTLRFGPMKPAGLTDPKTGRWPYACVQLRQENLRADSYNLVGFQNHIKFGDQQRILRLIPGLENATFLRYGQIHRNTYIHAPSLLTETLQLKQHPNILIAGQLSGVEGYTESIASGMLAGRYAAALAHGQTPTPAPRESAHGSLMHYITHAEDMGGGKGKANKFQPANITFDLIPPLEEELRKKIRDKKERHRLQCDRALEAWNAWLTA from the coding sequence GTGAAGAAAATCAAAGTTATTGGCGGCGGTCTTGCCGGCCCCGAAGCCGCACTCCAGGCCGCCAACGCAGGCTGCCAGGTCACGCTCTACGAGATGCGCCCCATCAAGTCCACCGAGGCCCATCAGACCTCCGACTTCGCGGAGCTCGTCTGCTCCAACTCGCTCAAGTCCGAATCGGAAAACACAGCCCCCTGGCTTCTCAAGCAGGAGATGCGTCTCGCGGGTGGAGCCCTCATCCGTGAAGCCGGAGCTACCGCCGTTCCCGCCGGGCACGCCCTTGCCGTCGACCGCATCGCCTTCTCGGAGCGCGTCGCCGTCCTCCTCGTGACGCATCCCAACATCACGATTCAGCGCGAAGAAGTCACCACCCTCGAAGAGGACTCCGAAGACACCCTCACCATCCTTGCCAGCGGTCCGCTGACCTCCGCGCCACTGACCGCCGAACTCCAGCGACTCACCGGTGCCGACCATCTCGCCTTCTACGACAGCATCGCCCCCATCGTCGACGCCACCACCATCAATATGGACCGCGTCTACATGGCCGCCCGCTGGGACAAGGGCACCGCGGACTACATTAACTGTCCCTTCACGAAAGAGGAGTACGACGTCTTCCTCGATGCCCTTATCGACTCGCAGACCGTCGAAGAGAAGCAGTGGGAGAAGCTCGACTACTTCGAAGGCTGCCTCCCCATCGAAGTCACCGCCCGCCGCGGCCGCGATACCCTCCGCTTCGGCCCGATGAAGCCTGCAGGTCTTACCGATCCCAAAACGGGTCGCTGGCCCTACGCCTGCGTCCAGCTCCGTCAGGAAAACCTCCGCGCCGATAGCTATAACCTCGTCGGTTTTCAGAACCACATCAAGTTCGGCGACCAGCAGCGTATCCTCCGGCTGATCCCCGGCCTGGAGAACGCAACCTTCCTCCGCTACGGCCAGATCCACCGCAACACCTATATCCATGCCCCCTCGCTGCTCACGGAGACCCTGCAGCTCAAGCAGCACCCCAACATCCTGATCGCAGGCCAACTCTCCGGCGTCGAAGGCTACACCGAATCCATAGCCTCCGGCATGCTCGCAGGGCGCTACGCTGCAGCTCTCGCCCACGGACAAACGCCCACACCGGCACCGCGCGAAAGCGCCCACGGCTCACTGATGCACTACATCACCCACGCCGAAGACATGGGCGGCGGCAAAGGCAAGGCCAACAAATTCCAGCCCGCCAACATTACCTTCGATCTCATCCCCCCACTCGAAGAAGAGCTTCGCAAGAAGATCCGCGACAAAAAAGAACGCCACCGCCTCCAATGCGACCGCGCGCTCGAGGCCTGGAACGCCTGGCTCACCGCCTAA
- a CDS encoding DUF7544 domain-containing protein — protein sequence MRRYSAAEAISPAWEHAKAWLWQGTSKKTYLQLAAVATLAGTFSATAGFNSGNFRQRMHNLNARQQAANPQFAHTPHLHGAALIPLFLVLAIIGGVIFYLSVRFKFVLVNALATRRREIRLLWDLYGDITWQWIALTLVLTVAAGALGFSAFFGLRHTTLGQAGNASMTVLGILGGLALAIAAWILRDFVLPVLALEGSTIGFAWERAMNTLSAEPGEFALYFLLKIILSFILVIARVVVFIVGILILIIPLILVGVVPAIFLRHAGMAGTAIVALIALVLGLIYVAASILLLFAINGPITAFFTSWGLYFYGGRYPLLGEMLEPSIAVSTFTPPPSFPSRDEEEDDPGSGPDLPLNPQPVT from the coding sequence ATGCGCCGCTACTCCGCAGCAGAAGCCATTAGCCCCGCCTGGGAACATGCCAAAGCCTGGCTCTGGCAGGGCACTTCCAAAAAGACTTATCTCCAACTGGCAGCCGTAGCCACGCTCGCTGGCACCTTCTCGGCCACCGCTGGCTTTAACTCCGGCAACTTTCGCCAGCGCATGCACAATCTCAATGCGCGCCAGCAAGCCGCCAACCCGCAGTTCGCCCATACGCCCCATTTGCACGGCGCTGCGCTCATCCCGCTCTTCCTGGTTCTCGCGATCATCGGCGGGGTCATTTTCTATCTTTCTGTGCGCTTCAAATTCGTACTCGTCAACGCACTCGCCACGCGCCGCCGCGAAATCCGCCTTCTCTGGGACCTCTACGGCGACATCACCTGGCAGTGGATCGCTCTCACGCTTGTTCTCACCGTGGCCGCAGGTGCCCTCGGATTCTCGGCCTTCTTCGGTCTGCGCCATACGACGCTCGGTCAGGCGGGCAACGCCTCCATGACGGTACTCGGCATCCTCGGGGGTCTCGCCCTCGCCATCGCCGCCTGGATCCTTAGAGACTTCGTCCTTCCCGTCCTGGCCCTCGAAGGTTCTACTATCGGCTTCGCCTGGGAACGCGCCATGAATACGCTCTCCGCGGAACCCGGTGAGTTTGCCCTCTACTTCCTGCTGAAAATCATCCTCTCCTTCATTCTCGTGATCGCCCGCGTGGTTGTCTTTATCGTCGGAATCCTCATTCTTATCATCCCGCTTATCCTCGTCGGCGTCGTTCCAGCGATCTTCCTTCGGCACGCCGGTATGGCGGGAACAGCCATCGTCGCGCTCATCGCTCTCGTCCTCGGTCTTATCTACGTCGCTGCCTCCATCCTCCTTCTCTTCGCCATCAACGGCCCGATTACCGCCTTCTTTACCTCCTGGGGGCTGTACTTCTACGGTGGCCGCTATCCCCTTCTAGGCGAGATGCTCGAACCCTCGATCGCCGTCTCCACCTTTACCCCGCCGCCCTCCTTCCCCTCGCGGGACGAGGAAGAAGACGACCCCGGCAGCGGCCCAGATCTCCCTCTGAACCCCCAACCCGTCACCTAA
- a CDS encoding ROK family protein yields MTKNEMKNIGLTVSQRIVAGIVANNKITSELQCFPASEEEEDGLVELPRETLIKVMCDEIITLAKTVETVYSVGVALPGIIRNGIVEDSPNLPQMKGAKVEEELCTALKNQGISTTVKVVNDADAVAAGLAAVHGKLETVVRIWTLGTGIGFGRYPLTEGIWEGGHTVVSLDDKETYCGCGGRGHVEGIMGHRAMRLRFLDMEPEDVFAAAKKGDPRCVEFKKLWHKALAAATASSIHISGAGKFYLTGYNVRFVELPMLRDYIEQMVRMSPLQGFSIETRPEDAKNEVLGAAVLAQQSAK; encoded by the coding sequence ATGACCAAGAATGAAATGAAAAACATCGGCCTCACCGTCTCACAACGAATCGTCGCCGGTATTGTCGCGAACAATAAGATCACAAGCGAACTTCAGTGCTTTCCCGCCTCCGAAGAGGAAGAGGACGGCCTCGTCGAGCTGCCCCGCGAGACCCTCATCAAGGTCATGTGCGACGAGATCATCACCCTCGCCAAAACCGTCGAGACTGTCTACTCTGTCGGTGTCGCGCTTCCCGGCATTATCCGCAACGGGATCGTGGAAGATTCGCCCAACTTGCCCCAGATGAAGGGGGCCAAGGTGGAAGAAGAGCTCTGCACCGCGCTTAAAAACCAGGGCATCAGCACGACCGTCAAGGTCGTCAACGACGCCGATGCTGTCGCCGCAGGTCTGGCTGCTGTGCATGGCAAACTGGAAACCGTCGTCCGCATCTGGACCCTGGGGACCGGCATCGGCTTCGGACGCTACCCCCTGACCGAAGGCATCTGGGAGGGTGGACACACCGTAGTCTCGCTCGACGACAAGGAGACCTACTGCGGTTGCGGCGGTCGTGGACACGTGGAAGGCATCATGGGGCACCGCGCCATGCGCCTCCGCTTCCTCGACATGGAGCCCGAAGATGTCTTCGCCGCAGCGAAAAAAGGCGATCCCCGCTGCGTCGAGTTCAAGAAGCTCTGGCACAAAGCACTCGCCGCCGCCACTGCCTCCTCCATTCATATCTCGGGAGCAGGCAAGTTCTACCTCACTGGATACAACGTCCGCTTTGTAGAACTCCCCATGCTGCGCGACTACATCGAACAGATGGTCCGCATGAGTCCGCTGCAGGGCTTCTCCATCGAAACCCGTCCGGAAGACGCAAAAAACGAAGTCCTGGGTGCAGCCGTGCTTGCGCAACAGTCAGCAAAGTAG
- a CDS encoding proline iminopeptidase-family hydrolase codes for MFTLTTILPAVVQRLRNLATLTLFLSISATAQAVPSTYALHDGYINAHGVMIYYKTIGERGAATPLVILHGGPGAAHDYFLPYLLPLAQHRQIVFIDERGSGRSQRLQDVKQYTAETMAEDVEDLRVSLHLGKIDLLGHSCGGVLAEAYALKYQQNLQHLILAGTFASTTKLNEVLAALRDRMPEPQRKRLLELEAQGLFGHGQPWERNRYTPEYEQLAWGTGYFPVLYGAHPDANYDPATGNAPSNWELYREMWGSDGEFKVTGNLREVEWVERLKTVHVPTLVMVGDHDEVSPELAKQIQTAISGAKLYISPNSGHMQFVDQPDGFNSTVDGFLLK; via the coding sequence ATGTTCACTCTGACGACCATCCTTCCTGCTGTGGTGCAGCGTCTGCGAAACCTCGCTACGTTAACCCTGTTCCTTTCGATCAGTGCAACGGCCCAGGCCGTCCCGTCCACCTACGCCCTGCATGACGGTTACATCAACGCGCACGGCGTCATGATCTATTACAAGACCATCGGCGAACGCGGCGCCGCCACGCCCCTCGTCATTCTGCACGGTGGCCCGGGCGCAGCGCACGATTACTTCCTCCCCTACCTGCTTCCGCTCGCACAGCATCGCCAGATCGTCTTTATCGATGAGCGCGGCTCGGGCCGCTCCCAACGCCTGCAGGACGTAAAGCAGTACACCGCCGAAACCATGGCCGAAGACGTCGAAGATCTCCGCGTCTCCCTGCACCTTGGCAAGATCGACCTGCTCGGCCACTCCTGCGGAGGGGTCCTCGCCGAAGCTTATGCCCTGAAATATCAGCAAAACCTGCAGCACCTCATCCTCGCCGGCACCTTCGCCTCCACCACGAAGCTCAACGAGGTGCTTGCCGCTCTCCGCGATCGCATGCCCGAACCTCAACGCAAGCGCCTCCTCGAACTGGAAGCGCAAGGCCTCTTCGGACACGGCCAGCCCTGGGAGCGTAATCGTTATACGCCGGAGTACGAACAACTCGCCTGGGGCACCGGGTACTTTCCTGTCCTCTACGGCGCACATCCCGACGCCAACTACGATCCGGCCACGGGCAACGCGCCCAGCAACTGGGAGCTCTACCGCGAAATGTGGGGGTCGGACGGCGAGTTCAAGGTCACCGGCAATCTTCGCGAAGTCGAATGGGTTGAACGCCTGAAGACCGTCCACGTCCCCACGCTCGTCATGGTAGGCGATCACGACGAAGTCTCGCCGGAACTCGCAAAGCAGATCCAGACCGCCATCTCCGGAGCCAAACTGTATATCTCGCCCAACTCCGGACACATGCAGTTCGTCGATCAGCCGGACGGCTTCAATTCCACAGTCGACGGTTTCCTTTTGAAGTAG
- a CDS encoding 3-keto-disaccharide hydrolase: protein MRLQKSRSLMFAALVILALPLAAQTPAAPKHEDTEVYTPVPPVVTPGATNDAPPSDAIVLFDGKSQDEWVSSKDHSPAKWDVANGTLTVNKTNGSGNIETKHTFKDYQLHIEWKIPSNITGSDQARGNSGVFLASTGSGDAGYELQVLDSYENKTYVNGMAGSIYKQAIPLANAARKPGEWQNYDVVWTAPRFNGDGNLLTPAYVTVFFNGILVQNHFELKGETRYIGQPFYKAYDKAPIKLQAHGDHSEPDSFRNIWVREVKDWK, encoded by the coding sequence ATGCGACTACAAAAATCTCGTTCCCTTATGTTCGCCGCCCTGGTGATTCTGGCCCTTCCCCTTGCCGCCCAGACACCCGCCGCCCCCAAGCACGAAGACACCGAGGTCTACACCCCCGTCCCTCCCGTCGTAACGCCCGGAGCCACCAACGACGCCCCACCCTCCGACGCCATCGTTCTCTTCGACGGCAAGAGCCAGGACGAGTGGGTCTCCTCCAAAGACCACTCCCCCGCGAAATGGGATGTCGCTAACGGCACCCTGACTGTCAATAAGACCAACGGCTCCGGCAACATCGAAACCAAGCACACCTTCAAGGATTACCAACTCCATATCGAATGGAAGATCCCCTCCAACATCACCGGCTCCGACCAGGCACGCGGCAACAGCGGCGTCTTTCTCGCTTCCACCGGCTCCGGAGACGCAGGCTATGAGCTCCAGGTCCTCGACTCGTACGAGAACAAGACCTACGTGAACGGCATGGCGGGCAGCATCTATAAACAGGCCATTCCCCTCGCCAACGCCGCCCGCAAACCCGGTGAGTGGCAGAACTATGACGTCGTCTGGACCGCGCCGCGCTTCAACGGCGACGGCAACCTGCTCACCCCGGCCTACGTCACCGTCTTCTTCAACGGCATCCTCGTGCAGAACCACTTCGAGCTCAAAGGCGAGACCCGCTACATTGGCCAGCCCTTCTACAAGGCCTACGACAAGGCGCCCATCAAGCTTCAGGCGCACGGCGACCACAGCGAACCGGACAGCTTCCGCAACATCTGGGTGCGCGAAGTCAAAGACTGGAAATAA
- a CDS encoding Gfo/Idh/MocA family protein, with protein MTNRRSFLVASGLTALASTRAFGANERLRLGIIGAGGRMGQLLNAAENSGVSFEIVSVSDVYTPRREEVKLRASATNAATPVDFREVLDDKSIDAVLIATPDHWHVRTAVAALSAGKDVYLEKPVTHTLEEDATLRHAVRSSKQVLQCGMQQRSWPHFRNAVSLIQGGALGQVPQVRTFWWQNYGRNWIPKPVDAAQLDWKQWLGGAPDQPFSLEVFNRWRWFWNFGGGAMTDLFAHWIDVTHWAMKADTPSTAFVLGDNYVYPQWQCPDTIQAAFRYPGFDVVYEGMMASSIDDGGLEFRGTEATLKLSRSGMSVFHEGVKANPILHEESFEDGTIPHMRNFFDCIKTRKDPNAPVEAGLAAANAGHLGNLAYHSGGMAKHRA; from the coding sequence ATGACCAACCGCCGCAGCTTTCTCGTCGCCTCCGGCCTGACGGCCCTCGCCTCCACCCGCGCCTTCGGTGCCAATGAACGCCTTCGCCTTGGCATCATCGGCGCGGGCGGGCGCATGGGGCAGCTGCTCAACGCGGCGGAGAACAGCGGCGTTTCCTTCGAGATCGTCTCCGTCTCGGACGTCTACACGCCGCGCCGCGAAGAGGTGAAGCTTCGCGCCAGCGCCACCAACGCGGCCACGCCAGTGGATTTCCGCGAGGTCCTCGACGACAAGAGCATCGACGCTGTCCTCATCGCCACGCCCGACCACTGGCACGTTCGCACCGCTGTTGCGGCACTCTCCGCAGGCAAAGACGTCTACCTGGAAAAACCCGTTACCCACACGCTCGAAGAAGACGCGACCCTTCGTCACGCCGTCCGCTCCAGCAAACAGGTGCTCCAATGCGGCATGCAGCAGAGAAGCTGGCCGCACTTCCGCAACGCCGTCAGCCTCATCCAGGGCGGTGCTCTGGGACAAGTCCCGCAGGTCCGCACTTTCTGGTGGCAGAACTACGGACGCAACTGGATCCCCAAACCCGTCGACGCTGCGCAACTCGATTGGAAGCAGTGGCTCGGCGGTGCCCCCGACCAGCCCTTCTCCCTGGAAGTCTTCAACCGCTGGCGCTGGTTCTGGAACTTCGGCGGAGGTGCGATGACCGACCTCTTCGCCCACTGGATCGATGTCACCCACTGGGCCATGAAGGCCGACACACCCTCGACCGCGTTCGTGCTCGGAGACAACTACGTCTACCCGCAGTGGCAGTGCCCGGACACCATCCAAGCCGCCTTTCGCTATCCCGGTTTTGACGTCGTCTACGAAGGCATGATGGCCTCCTCTATCGACGACGGAGGACTGGAGTTCCGCGGCACCGAAGCCACCCTCAAGCTCAGCCGCTCCGGCATGTCCGTCTTCCACGAAGGCGTCAAAGCCAACCCCATCCTCCACGAAGAGAGCTTCGAAGACGGCACCATCCCACACATGCGCAACTTCTTCGACTGCATCAAGACCCGCAAAGATCCCAACGCCCCGGTAGAAGCCGGTCTAGCCGCCGCCAACGCCGGACATCTCGGCAACCTCGCCTACCACTCCGGCGGCATGGCAAAGCACCGCGCTTGA
- a CDS encoding serine hydrolase domain-containing protein, whose protein sequence is MGTTKVAGAGVDVAALETLYAEMEREEHHDLKGVVIVRAGRVVSERYFNGDSAETLHDIRSATKSITSLLMGFAVQKGMVHSVHDSIAAYLPGLPKDGRERITVEDLLTMRSGLDADDTVATSPGNEDRLDESTDWIRAAYAVPMKRAPGEKYLYCSLNAFLTGAIVENATHMPLDEFAKANLFGPLGITKFRWRQVPVNRTTGQGNLEITARDAAAIGGLMLNDGVVNGRRLLSHEWIAKSLASEVAISDSDPYADAYGWMWYTRAAPVGGRKIEVHFASGNGGNKIYIVPSLHMVVAIMSSAYGHGYGQRRSQEILLRVLEAVR, encoded by the coding sequence ATGGGCACGACTAAGGTAGCCGGCGCCGGCGTGGATGTGGCGGCGTTGGAGACGCTGTACGCAGAGATGGAGCGGGAGGAGCATCACGACCTGAAGGGCGTTGTGATTGTGCGTGCTGGGCGCGTGGTGAGCGAGCGCTACTTCAACGGCGACTCCGCCGAGACGCTGCATGACATCCGCTCCGCCACGAAGAGCATTACGTCGCTGTTGATGGGCTTCGCGGTGCAGAAGGGGATGGTGCACAGTGTGCACGACTCCATTGCCGCGTATCTTCCAGGGCTGCCGAAGGATGGCCGGGAGAGGATCACCGTCGAAGATCTGCTGACGATGCGGTCGGGGCTGGACGCCGACGATACGGTGGCGACCTCGCCGGGCAACGAGGACAGGCTGGATGAATCCACCGACTGGATCCGCGCGGCCTATGCCGTTCCGATGAAACGCGCGCCGGGGGAGAAGTATCTCTACTGTTCGCTGAATGCGTTTCTTACGGGTGCGATCGTGGAGAACGCGACCCATATGCCTCTGGACGAGTTCGCCAAGGCCAATCTCTTCGGACCGCTGGGGATTACGAAGTTTCGCTGGCGTCAGGTTCCGGTGAACCGGACGACGGGGCAGGGGAACCTGGAGATCACGGCTCGTGATGCTGCGGCGATTGGCGGGTTGATGCTGAATGACGGTGTAGTGAACGGTCGGCGTCTGCTCAGCCACGAGTGGATCGCGAAGAGTTTAGCCAGCGAGGTGGCCATCTCGGACAGCGATCCGTATGCCGATGCCTATGGATGGATGTGGTACACGCGGGCGGCGCCGGTGGGCGGGCGCAAGATCGAGGTTCACTTCGCTTCAGGGAATGGCGGCAACAAGATTTACATTGTGCCTTCGCTGCATATGGTGGTGGCGATCATGTCGAGCGCGTATGGGCATGGGTACGGGCAGCGGCGTTCGCAGGAGATTTTGTTGCGGGTTCTGGAGGCGGTGAGGTGA
- a CDS encoding YoaK family protein encodes MPLFYLRRLTGRKRTETSNRHLARYLAFIAGAANAGGFLAVRQYTSHMSGIVSAMADNFAVGSLTVALSGFAAVMSFLLGAFATTLFIRWARSRRLESEYALPLIAEAVLLILFGFTGRVFAGGRVWGTVLLLCFTMGLQNAIITKLSKNVIRTTHLTGMVTDTGIALGRIVSKRFAGAHGTLAPELATLRLLTSLIALFFIGGVIGAVGFKHAGFFFTLPLATALFLLAALPVVDDMRRGYRIGAS; translated from the coding sequence ATGCCGCTTTTCTATCTCCGCCGGCTGACCGGAAGGAAACGTACGGAGACCAGCAATCGTCACCTGGCCCGCTATCTTGCGTTCATCGCTGGTGCTGCGAACGCTGGTGGATTTTTGGCGGTGAGGCAGTACACCTCCCACATGTCCGGAATCGTGTCCGCGATGGCGGATAACTTCGCCGTCGGTAGTTTGACGGTCGCGTTGAGCGGCTTCGCTGCGGTGATGTCGTTTCTGCTAGGAGCGTTTGCCACAACGCTCTTCATCCGCTGGGCGCGAAGCCGCCGCCTGGAGAGTGAGTACGCCCTACCACTGATCGCAGAGGCGGTGCTTCTGATCCTCTTTGGATTTACGGGGCGAGTCTTCGCAGGAGGCCGCGTATGGGGCACGGTGCTGCTGCTCTGTTTCACGATGGGTCTTCAGAATGCCATCATCACCAAGCTCTCCAAGAACGTGATCCGCACGACGCACCTCACGGGGATGGTGACGGATACCGGAATCGCTCTGGGAAGGATCGTCTCGAAGCGGTTTGCAGGCGCGCACGGAACGCTCGCTCCGGAGCTGGCTACACTACGTCTGCTTACGTCGCTGATCGCGCTGTTCTTTATAGGTGGAGTGATTGGCGCGGTTGGGTTCAAGCACGCCGGGTTCTTCTTTACGCTTCCTTTGGCTACGGCGCTGTTTTTGCTGGCCGCTTTACCGGTAGTGGATGATATGCGGCGAGGTTATAGGATTGGGGCTTCCTGA
- a CDS encoding lactate racemase domain-containing protein has product MPWFAIEGEALTEAQIQGAVERTLEEARKRINKDLKRVLLLPPDLTRAHSGAGKITEMFYKALPDAHVELIPTLGQHVPHTEAENKWMFGSIPEERIFAHDWRGGVTHVATIPASLVKETTNGAADWEIPVDLNTKLMTEQWDLIVNIGHVVPHEVLGFANHNKNYYIGLGGKDTICASHIAAAVYGIENNLGCLVTPLRACYNWSEEEHLKDLPDLYVQIVMHRDADNKLVTSGLFVGDDLETYLQAARKSREQNIITFEKPLKKVVAVMQPDEFRATWVANKAVYRTRMAIADGGELLILAPGVERFGEQPDVDALIRKYGYKGTPRTLELYKTEADMQAIPHGVAHLIHGSSEGRFTITYAPGHLTKEEIEQVGYQYADVKEMEKRYDAATMKEGWNTMPDGEEVFYISTPSAGLWSTEAKLNNASRLDLS; this is encoded by the coding sequence ATGCCGTGGTTTGCAATCGAGGGTGAGGCGCTGACAGAGGCGCAAATTCAGGGCGCGGTGGAGCGCACGTTAGAAGAAGCACGCAAACGCATTAATAAAGATCTGAAACGGGTCCTGCTGCTGCCTCCCGATCTTACACGCGCCCACTCAGGCGCGGGCAAGATCACGGAGATGTTCTACAAGGCCCTGCCCGACGCGCATGTGGAGCTGATTCCCACTTTGGGACAGCACGTCCCGCACACCGAGGCGGAGAACAAGTGGATGTTCGGCTCCATCCCCGAGGAGCGGATCTTCGCGCACGACTGGCGCGGTGGCGTGACCCACGTGGCAACGATACCAGCGAGCCTCGTAAAGGAAACCACCAACGGCGCCGCCGACTGGGAGATCCCCGTCGACCTGAACACGAAACTCATGACCGAACAGTGGGACCTGATCGTCAACATCGGCCACGTCGTTCCGCATGAAGTGCTTGGCTTCGCGAATCACAACAAGAACTACTACATCGGCCTCGGCGGCAAGGACACCATCTGTGCCTCGCACATCGCGGCTGCCGTATACGGCATCGAGAACAACCTCGGCTGCCTGGTCACGCCGCTGCGCGCCTGCTACAACTGGTCGGAAGAAGAGCATCTGAAAGACCTTCCTGACCTCTATGTGCAGATCGTGATGCACCGGGATGCGGACAACAAGCTCGTCACCAGCGGTCTGTTCGTCGGCGACGATTTGGAGACCTATCTTCAGGCCGCGCGCAAGAGCCGCGAGCAGAACATCATCACCTTCGAGAAGCCTCTGAAGAAGGTCGTCGCCGTGATGCAGCCGGACGAGTTCCGCGCCACCTGGGTAGCGAACAAGGCCGTCTACCGCACACGCATGGCGATTGCGGACGGCGGCGAGCTGCTCATCCTCGCTCCGGGTGTGGAGCGCTTTGGGGAACAGCCCGACGTGGACGCGCTGATCCGGAAGTATGGCTACAAGGGAACGCCGCGCACGTTGGAGTTGTACAAGACTGAAGCGGACATGCAGGCGATCCCGCACGGCGTAGCGCATCTCATCCACGGCTCCAGCGAAGGCCGCTTCACGATCACGTACGCTCCCGGCCATCTTACAAAAGAAGAGATCGAACAGGTCGGCTACCAGTACGCCGACGTGAAGGAGATGGAGAAGCGCTACGATGCGGCCACGATGAAAGAGGGCTGGAACACCATGCCGGATGGAGAAGAGGTCTTCTACATCAGTACGCCCTCCGCCGGTCTGTGGTCCACGGAAGCGAAGCTGAACAATGCGTCGCGGCTGGATCTCTCTTAG
- a CDS encoding OmpH family outer membrane protein — protein MNRRHVALLSAGMLSVVFAASAVAQTASPTAPEPTSPAAAAVKPEAIPAKVALVAFEQAVFATNEGQRAVQEVQKKFEPQQTKIQAQAAEVDSLKKQLQAATTISDEERASRVKTIDTKEKALNRDGEDASAAYQQELQEAYSKVAAKVADVMRKYVQTSGFTLLLDVSGQTSSVMWAAQQTDITRAVVDAYNTSSGVAAPPPSAPGAGRPATTQRTTPRSTTPAAPKK, from the coding sequence ATGAATCGTCGCCATGTTGCCTTGCTCTCCGCAGGCATGCTCTCCGTTGTGTTTGCCGCGTCTGCTGTTGCACAGACTGCATCTCCTACGGCTCCTGAACCCACTTCGCCTGCCGCTGCCGCAGTAAAGCCCGAAGCTATCCCTGCCAAGGTCGCACTTGTCGCCTTTGAGCAGGCCGTTTTCGCCACGAACGAAGGTCAGCGCGCTGTACAGGAAGTCCAGAAGAAGTTTGAGCCCCAGCAGACCAAGATCCAGGCCCAGGCTGCGGAAGTCGACAGCCTGAAGAAGCAGTTGCAGGCTGCCACCACGATCTCCGATGAAGAGCGCGCCAGCCGTGTGAAGACCATCGACACCAAGGAAAAGGCCCTGAACCGCGATGGCGAAGATGCCAGCGCAGCCTACCAGCAGGAACTGCAGGAGGCCTACAGCAAGGTGGCCGCCAAGGTGGCCGATGTGATGCGCAAGTATGTCCAGACCAGCGGCTTCACGCTTCTGCTCGATGTGAGCGGACAGACAAGCAGCGTCATGTGGGCAGCACAGCAGACTGACATCACCCGCGCTGTTGTGGATGCTTACAACACCTCTTCGGGTGTTGCCGCCCCGCCGCCATCCGCTCCGGGAGCAGGTCGTCCGGCCACGACGCAGCGCACCACGCCGCGTTCGACCACGCCCGCTGCGCCTAAGAAGTAA